A stretch of DNA from Acinetobacter sp. LoGeW2-3:
CACACACCTTTTGGCTTATAAAAAGAACGGTAATAAAAGCCTACTGGCATGAATTTAGAAAACTTGCCTAAAAATGCGTCTGAGTCTTTCAGTAAAGAACCTGAAAAATTTTGCCCTGAAGAGGTTGTGATTGTCTGGATATCTGTGCAGTCTGCCAGGACATTTGGTTCTTGTGGCAACTGGATCAGGGTATTGGCATCCTGACCCGCCATGGTCAGTGGCGCACGCGGACGGTGGTATTTAAATGAACGCGACATGATCCAGCGCCCACTGGCGATCAGAGCACTGGCGATACTGTCACCGGCAAAGCCGCTGAATTTCTGCTGGTCAAATTCAAACTGCACTTGTTGATCGCGGTCAATGAGCAGTCCATAAGGTGCAGGAAGTCTATCTAAGCCTGTTTTTGTCATGCAACTACCCCTTTTTGTTCAGCAGACTGTGCTGGTTTTTCTTCTACTTTAAAATCAACACGTTGATTAAAAATTTCTTTAGCATCATAAGTACGGATAATTTCATCTGATGCAGTATGCCGCTCAGCAATGAACCAGTAACTGCTTGGTGTATGCATCCACCATTCACGTACGATTCCAATTAAATTATCTTTATTAAACACATAATCGGCCCATTCCTGATCAGTGCATGTATTCTGGTCCGGCATTTCACGCACTTCACCGCCATAGGTGAATTCACTGATATTGCGCGGACCATTGAGAGGACAAATCATTATTTTCATGGCATATCTCCTTAGTGGCTCGCCGCAGTTGCGCCCATTTCATTGACTTGCTGGAATCGACTGAAACGTGATAGTTCAAATGGCTTGATCAGTTCAGGGGTCTTGCCAGTGGCGACCAGTTCAGCCATGGTCTTGCCGCAGATTGGTGTTGACTTGAAGCCCCATGTTCCCCAGCCAGCATCCAGGTAATAGTTGTCATACGGTGATTTACCCATAATTGGACTGTAATCCGGGGTCATATCCGTGATACCAGCCCATTGGCGCATTAACTTGGCATTCGCCATGAACGGAAACATTTCAATGGCATGTGCAAGCAGGCTTTCTTTTAAATCTAGGGTAGATCGGGTGTTATACAGTGGGTATGGATCAGAACCACCACCAAAAACAATTTCCCCCCGACTGGTTTGCTGGACATAACAGTGCAATGCCGAAGAACTCACCAATGGATTGATAAATGGCTTAAATGGCTGTGAGACCATCGCTTGCAAAGGAAAAGTATGAATCGGTGAACGGATATGGAGTTTATTCATGAGCAAGCTAGAAGCACCGGCAATCGCCTGTACCACACAGCCACACTGCACAGTACCGCGATTGGTTTTTACTGCAGTCACACGGTTGCCTTCAGTGACAAAATCTTGTACTTCAGTTAACTGGTGAATCTCCACACCACGTTTGGCAGCCCCTTTGGCATAGCCCCATGCTACCGCATCATGACGTGCAGTTGCCCCATCGATATGCCATAGACCTGCCAGCACCGGCAAATGTGCAGGATCCAGGTTTAGACATGGCACCAGTTCCTTGATCTGCTGGCGGTCAATCAATTCTGTACGCCCACCAAAATGTTTATTGACTTCGGCACGCTGACGAAATGCGCGGACTGTTGAATCAGTATGCGCTAAGGTTAACTGACCACGCTCGGAATACATGATGTTGAAATCAAACTCATTGGAAAGATTCTTAAACATGTTGACCGATTCAGCATAGAATTTCACACCTTCTGAAGTCAGGTAATTAGAGCGAATCACAGCCGTGTTACGTGCAGTATTTCCCCCACCTAAATAGGCTTTCTCCAATACAGCGATATTGGTGATGCCTTCATATTTAGCCAAGTAATAGGCGGTTGCCAAGCCATGCCCACCACCGCCGATGATGACCACGTCATAGTGTGATTTAAGGTCCTTCGGTGGAGGCAAATCCACTTCAACTGGATATTCACTGCTTAATCCATATTTGAGTAGTCCAAGTGGCATATGTTTTCCTCCACGGTATCTCTGATACCTGTTTTATTTTTTAAAATACTTTTGTCTGTAATCTGGCCGCATCAAGCGTATTTTTCATAAGATAGGCAATCGTCATCGGCCCTACCCCGCCCGGAACTGGTGTGATTGCCTTGACATGCTCAACTACAGCACCAAAATCCACATCACCAACTAGGCGGTTTTTGCCATTCACCTGAATGCGGTTGATGCCTACATCAATCACGACTGCGTTTTCATTGAGATAATCTGTGTTGAGCATCAAAGGTCGGCCGACAGCCGCAATCACAATATCTGCCTGCTTACA
This window harbors:
- a CDS encoding FAD-dependent oxidoreductase, translated to MPLGLLKYGLSSEYPVEVDLPPPKDLKSHYDVVIIGGGGHGLATAYYLAKYEGITNIAVLEKAYLGGGNTARNTAVIRSNYLTSEGVKFYAESVNMFKNLSNEFDFNIMYSERGQLTLAHTDSTVRAFRQRAEVNKHFGGRTELIDRQQIKELVPCLNLDPAHLPVLAGLWHIDGATARHDAVAWGYAKGAAKRGVEIHQLTEVQDFVTEGNRVTAVKTNRGTVQCGCVVQAIAGASSLLMNKLHIRSPIHTFPLQAMVSQPFKPFINPLVSSSALHCYVQQTSRGEIVFGGGSDPYPLYNTRSTLDLKESLLAHAIEMFPFMANAKLMRQWAGITDMTPDYSPIMGKSPYDNYYLDAGWGTWGFKSTPICGKTMAELVATGKTPELIKPFELSRFSRFQQVNEMGATAASH
- a CDS encoding sarcosine oxidase subunit delta, which translates into the protein MKIMICPLNGPRNISEFTYGGEVREMPDQNTCTDQEWADYVFNKDNLIGIVREWWMHTPSSYWFIAERHTASDEIIRTYDAKEIFNQRVDFKVEEKPAQSAEQKGVVA